TTTCGTTTATAGAATTGCTAGAGTTTGTGGCAACACATAGAATGGAGTCAGTGCTCCAGCCATCTGAATGAAGATGAACCACCTCCTACCTTCCTGTGGAAGCAGTGGAGGAAGGGTAGGAGGCTGGTGGGGATTAGGCAGTTTCCTTCCTAGGTCGGCTCAGTTGGCCAAGTTTCGGTTCTGGCAGTATGTCATGCATGTGTCCCCTCATGCCAGGACGTTTGTGCGTGGTGTCAGATGATGCTTCACGTGCAGATCAGGACAATGAGGTATATCAGCGCACTACATTATTTCCAGCATTATTTGGAGAGTGACAGATTCACATTTGTCTGAGGATCCATGTTGAAAGAGCTGTTTAGagattgacttttttttttttttatttttttttttacctggcCTCAATCATTGCTCTGTTGGTTAaacaaatgatttaaaaataaatgcttttcccttttccctaaaaaaacataataaaaattgAATATAGTTTACTGTTGATAAATGCATCCAAGCGATGCACTGagacatcatcagtgatgttTACTAAATGTATGTTGAATTTGTTTTGTGCTACTGGCATATCCTCAGTCTTTGTTTCTGGTAATAATACTATTAGGTAGCAAAGTCTTTTTTAAAGTTCTCTTTGTGAAATGGATTTTGTGTTGCTGGGTTCTGGTCCACCTTGAGGCTTTTTCATTAAGGCAGAATGGGCtagtgtgtacacacacacacacacacacacacacacacgcaaggaGCCAGGGGACTTTCGGAGTACAGAAAGCCTAATCTGCAAGGCTGATTTGTGTATCTGCGTGcactcacacaaacatacactcacacaaacacacacacactctgaagCATTATCTGAAGCTTGGCGTAAAATGGCAAATTTCTTTGAAGGGAAACCACAGAGGCAAAAGCCTTATGATTCTTCTGTTATCTGATTGCTGCATAGTGttattttaaactttaaactcTTAGGGGAAAAACGCATAAATCATAACGTTTCAGATTTGTTGCTTATGTTCCGGTCCCCATCCCCTGCTGTCCGTTTGGCTTGCGGCGTGTGTTTGAGGCTCAGAAAGCTTTCTTGCTGCTTCCCTGCCAGCTTGTATATTTACTCTTGTTTGgtagctattttttttaaatgcactgAGTTACTAGGTTGCCTACCCCCTACAGCAAGTGTGTCGATTGGAGCACTTTTAATACTACTCGGCCTACGCGTGGTGTAATTTAACATTGCGCTGACGTATCAATGGTTAGCTCTCTTCTTACAGCGTGCCTCTTTGTCTGAGTTATTTCTCTCCTCTTGGTTGGCAACTGGTATGACTGTGGTGGAGCTTGTGTGATAGGCAGCTGGAGCTGTTTACCATTGCTTTGTTTGGAAAGATGATGTGAAGAGTAAGTGCAGCCGTAAGCCTTTCTTAGACGCTGCATGCTTCATGGCATCGCTAGGTTCGTGTCTGTCAGCTCCGACGTTGGCCTTTTCAGCGTTCCCAAGACAACCTGTGGCATGAATTGGACCCTTTCAGGATCCTCGCCCAGGTGGGTCTTGAAGAACCCCCCTGACTGTTATTTGGGGGTACGAGAGTGAAAACGCAATCCACCTTGTTCTGAgtcagtgttgtttttacagtgttgtATGATTTTAGAAATATGAGTTGCATTTCAGTTACCTGCATTTCACTGTGTCTATACATACCCGCGTAACAGCATCTGGTGTGTATAGTTAATCTCGCTGTCAGTTTACCCCAGCGTTAATGTCTGACTTTGGGTGCACTCTGTAAGCTTGTTGCAACTTGTAAATCAGCATCTTGCAGCCTTGTCTGATGTGTGTTTCAGTGTTTGCCTGATAAGGGACCATCCTCCACTAAGGTTGTGTCCCTGGGTCAATTGTTTAGAGCATTCTCAGCCAGAATTGTGGGAAAAAATTACAGAATTACCATGTCTATTTGTTTTTGTCATTCTCTAGTCGCTaaggtgtctttttttttttgctagccTGTAAAAATTCTATAAATCTTTCTAAGCTGGACAGGGGGAGAGTATCTGATCGTTGTTACGAAATGTCTTGATGATCCAGGTACCTTAAAATGTTGTTAACCCTAATCTCAGTATCTAAAATGGCCTTACAGTATTCCCTTAGCTGTGAATTGTCGTACTTGGAGATTAAgatataaatattcataattcCTGGAATAAATCATAAAGGTAACAGATTAATTTGTGCTTGTTGAACACAGCTGTGAAATGCACCTTGCCCCAACCTCAATGCTTAGTGCTTCCTCAGGTAGTATGAATGTTCATCGTCGAATCTGGGGGTGGAGTTACTGACTCATCGCTAGTGAAGGGTCTTGTGATCTGCAGTTTCTGAAGGTGTGTCATCAGGCCTGAAGCGTGTGTTGTGTGTCAAAGTGGGACGTCATGTTTTTCTGTGGAGCCAGCTGTCAGTCGTTTTTTGTCATGGGTGGGACCTCCTCTGGGGGAGAAACGTCTCTGCAATGCCCGTGCAAATGGTGCGTttgattatttctctccaagtcggaactcggatgaaaacgtcacaaaaaacgtcacttcccgtcggaaacacacctcttttatgacgttgaagttggacaagattttgttgtccgagttgcccctgtgacataatttcaacatggtgacttgatttgtttgtagtttgtttaccgttcgaaaaaagaatatcgctatgaatgtactaaaatatcttaaagcttttaatgtggttttactagttcgtgtttcttgtttgtctctcggaaaaatctccatttctccattttctccatttggaaaactccaaatctgctaaaatataaagcaacaacacacagcaacgtgttcatggaggcagccatgtttgttccgagatgtggatagctcgaacgggagattgtcggacgtgatgtcactcaactcggaatttccgagttccgagagataAACAAACGCACCATTAGTGTCTCATGTACTTCCAATTAAAGCCGTTGACTAGGGTGACATTCGTTAGTTTACCCTGCATGTTTATTACTGCATATCTCATTCATTATGAAAAATGTTTGTAATAATGCTTTAGATATTTCGgattatgtaaaaaaaataaaaaatggattGCCTAGCTTACTCTTATGTAAAAccagtgtttttttccttgtAAATGGGATTATTTTAACATCTGTATACTTCTACAGAACATGCATTGAAAGTGTCTAAGCTGAAATTTAATTGCATGATGAACTACTTATTTGCTAAAtgaattgttttaaaataaaaactttccTAACCTTTATCAGGCATATGTGAACAGGCTTGCTCTTCATTCAGTGAATTCACAGATTTTGCACCTGAAAACAGCCAGTGTCTCAGGTCACCCATTCTGCTTTGGAAACTTGTGTGTGTCAGTGAAAATTGCTAGGTAGCAGTGAAAGCTACAGACTATCACCGGTCTCCCACTCTCCCAATATAGTCCACTGTTCCTCATGACAAGCTGTACATTGTGCATGCAAGTCAGATTGATATCCCCTctgttcatttcatgaagcagTCTCAATAGCCTGTACTATCGGGATAGAGTTAGGTATATGAATTTTCACCTGATTGGCCACATTCTCAATCATTTGGCCTGTTCACTATTGCTGGCAGGGAAGTTTGATAGATCAGCATCTCTTGGGACAATAAAACCTATTGAGAAGCTTTGAGTCTCGTTTTTAAATTCCTTGTGACAGGGGGGTTCCTCTGAACACTTCCTCTTAGGCTAGAAAACGGCTACGGTCTTACTTTTGATACCACTGGTGCCCAAGTGAAATGGTTGCATCAATGAGAAAAGCCTTAACTGCTGGCACTTTTAATATTTTAGTGTTTGATTTCTGCAGCACTTTTTCAAAATAAAGTATGCCAGTTCATAAGGGGCCTGAGAGACCTTTAGAAACTCAAGCCTGCTGCCCACTGCATGAGTCGTTTGCAGGACTGTGCCTTTGGCTGGGAATATTTTTCTTGCTGTTGTCCTGTTTAATTTTGCACCGAGTTGTATTGTCTTGTTCTTGGGCAAACGGACTCCTGCCTGTGGTTGTGTGTCAGGGTGGTATTCCTTTGTTCCTCCTCTTGAGGGCTGGACAGTGGACTCTTGTGTGCATCTGAAATATCAGTCGGGAGAATTTTTAAGGAAGGCCCCCAGTTATTCCTCCTGTCGTGCTGAGCACCTGCTAAGTCAAAGTATCCTCAGAAAGGGGAGAAAAGCACGTTCTGTATTAAACATGGAAGACATTTTGGGAGCCAGTATTAATAAGTCTTACATACAGACACAGTAAATGCCTATTCTCAAGAATCAACAATCATAGAACAATTTGAGTTATTGGTTGGTTTCTGAACCAATGGCATGACTGCTACTTCTATATTTTAAACAATAGTAATTTAAATAgttaacattttaaaagtacCATTGGTCAAGCATTATTTAGAAAATTGCCCATCAATTGTGAGACACTTATAGTAATTAATATAATTTAGATTAATGAATAAAGCTTGCTGACCATGTGACCTAGATCTGGGTGCATATTACATCATACTTGCACTGGCAAGTTTCAGTTTATGTATGTTAATGTCTGCTTAACTTttgatggggtggggggcacaagTCATTCAAACTGCATAATTTGATGCTAAATATATATCAGTCTGCTAGCTTAGTATTCATTGGAGGCTCTGGATGTTTGCTCATATGGATTTGTGTTGCTTAGGAACCCCCCAAATCTGACTGAAGAAGATAAGGAagcagattattatttttttttttttaaacaaagttttaaaaattaacaATTTTCTCCTTTCTCTCCCTGTCAGTGATTATTTATTCAAGCTCCTTCTGATCGGTGATTCCGGGGTTGGAAAGTCTTGCCTTCTCCTCCGATTTGCAGTGAGTGTTTCCTGTCTCCCAGTACCTGCTGGGGTCTCATTAATGGCAGCCCCCTTGAAAGATGACGACTTCTCCTTTCTGTCTCCTCTGGCAGAAGGGCTATAGTCTGCCAGCTCCCCTGTCACTGAAAGGAAGCTAGAACTTTTAAAGCCTTGTGTGTTTCAGGGGtttctttatttgtgtattagtggggggggggggggggggttatgtcttGTGTATATAGActtatgaatgcattttgtATGTTCATGTTGCATGGATTTTTGAATGATGCTTCTTGAATAAGACTACTGTCAAGATGTAGCTTGCTtaactgtgtgtgcgtgtgcgtgtgtgtgcgtgtgcgcgtgtgcgtgtgtgtgtgtgtgtcttctttCGTTTGCGTTGCACTTTGAACAGGATGTGACCGCAAGCCCCAGGATGTCTGTAAAAATGTTCTTGCCTTGTTCTCCCCCTTCAGGACGACACATACACAGAAAGCTACATTAGCACTATTGGCGTGGACTTCAAAATACGAACTATCGAATTAGATGGGAAAACGATCAAACTTCAGATTGTGAGTATCTCCTCCTCACTTGGGAATGTgtggcttttatttatttattttttagtggTTCCTGTACTGTTGTTTCACTTGGCGTATATGGTTtggagctctgtgtgtgtgtgtgcacactttAACAAAGGCACTGTTCTTTTGTGACAAAGGCAGAAGTTAATTCATACAGTTCACACTGGGTTTCCCACCCCCTCACCCTGGTAGTCAAGGGGTTGCTAACGGTTATAAGCATTTCACACAATATCTGGGGTTTTAGTCTAATCTCTCTCCTGCAgtcacaggtttttttttaatgttccaAGTGAATCTATTGCTTATTGGACATGGGTGCCTGACCTTTGTCCATTCTGAGCCTGACGTCCAATGGGAAATGTTCTTGTTTCACAGTGGGACACAGCGGGACAGGAGCGGTTTCGCACAATCACGTCCAGTTACTACAGGGGAGCCCATGGCATTATTGTAGTTTATGATGTTACAGACCAAGTGAGTAGCTTGCCTCGCTGTTTTCacaaatttaaaattaaatttaaagttATTTACACGTCAACATTTATCTGCCCTGTTGCTTTTCCACAtttttcatacattttattGGTCCTTTTCCCCTACAGGAGTCTTTCAACAACGTCAAACAGTGGCTACAGGAGATCGACCGCTACGCCAGTGAAAATGTGAACAAGTTGTTGGTCGGGAACAAGTGTGATCTGACAACGAAGAAGGTTGTGGACTACACAACGGCAAAGGTAAGGAGACCAGTGTTCACAAGAATTTGGGCTTTGCAGCGCTGGGTCATGCAGGGGGTGGGGTTTGAATAGCACACGCCCCTTCAGGTGTTCCGGCAGCTGGAATGTGTAAAGCGAGCAGCCCACCTggcagagcgtgtatcaaaaGCGCACATATCCTGCCTTGGGCATTCAGGAAGCTGTGGGACATCGGAGCTCCACGCAGGGTACAAAAGTAATCTGAGCTTAGCATCAGAAGTCTGAAAGATTTCTGACAGGCGTAGGAAGGGCCTCTCGCGAGTATTTCCTCTCGGCAGTGTTTACCTGGTCATCCCAAGCATCGGGAAAGTCGCCACGCAGTCCTGACGCGTCGCTCGCTTTTCCAGGAATTCGCAGACTCCCTGGGCATTCCCTTCCTGGAGACCAGCGCCAAGAATGCTACCAACGTGGAGCAGGCCTTCATGACTATGGCGGCTGAGATCAAGAAGAGAATGGGCCCCGGAGCCACCGCCGGCGGTGCCGAGAAGTCCAACGTGAAGATCCAGAGCACTCCGGTCAAGCCCTCCTCTGGGGGCTGCTGCTGAGGCCTTctcactcacccccccccaccccaaacacacACCAAACCTTCCCCCAGTCTGTAATGTAACATGCCTGACAGTCAGGGAGGGCCACACCGAGAGCCAGAGAAATTATTATAAACAGTTTCCTGAGATGTTCTGTATATAGCTGCActttccagaaagaaaaaaagtcaaAAGTCCATGCAAACAGAAAATGGCATGAAACTAAGAAACGgtccgcccctcccccccacaacaccaccccccccagatTCCAATCCCAAAGGCAGGTTACGTCCTCCCACTTGCCGTTCCCAACCTCTCTGTGTGCAGGtttataaataagaataatGTGTGCAAATCTCACTGCATTCCTACTGCAGGGCTGGTCTGTGGTCAGAGTAattttcttcccccccccccccccaatcccccttTACCAGGATTTTGATTACTTTGCTACTTACATGAGCATGTGTAGGAGTTCTGTTTGTCTCTGACACAGCTGTCAGCAGCACATACCAGCTCGGAGCGCAACGGTCCCACTGTCCTGTGTCAAATGTCTAGTTCAAGCAAggtatatatgtaatatatatgtaacattatatatattatgtatatataagACCTGATTGGCAAGTCCTGTAGAGTAAAAGAATTACATTATCTGATGAATAGTTACTTGATCATCTCTGGATATAATTTGTGGCTGCAGACTATTGTAATTTTGTTGCATAATATGTAACAAACCAGAGGAAATGTTCAATAAATATTGTACCACCAGACTGTACGATATAAAAACTGTCTGCAATTCTTAGTGGCATATGTAGAATCATTTTGTGCgtgttttaattatttattctaCATTTATATGGCAGATGCATTGTACCAGTACTTTAGAATCTGTTTGGAACTTGGCCATTACCTGTGGAATACCTGATTTGGAAGTGGCAGTGTTAGAGTTGCATAAATGAAACACTATGTTCTTTTTCATAATAAAGGCAACTGGATTCAGTTTTAAAATTAGCTGGGTAAGTCTGTTTTTCAATAGACGTGACTCTAGATTCTCATCATGCAGTAGATTACTGTTCAGCTCAAGCTCCTTGGCTTGTATAACGGTGTTAGTGTGGTTTTGTGATTCAGAATGGACATTTTATGTTGCTTTACAAATGGGTAAAACCGAGAGCAAAGCATCTGTATAATGTGTTTAATCTGCTCCGTGAAGATGGTGTCTTCAAGGACATCCCAGCAGTCTAGGAACTGGGTCATCTAACCTCCTCGCAAACGGAAACCCAGTTGTAGGTTCAGCTGTGTCATACACCTATGGAATTAGCAGCGACATGTCAGAACTTCAGGTTACTTTGAATTGTATCGTTTGTGCTATTTCTGCTTTGTGTGACTCAGCTACAAGTTTCCAAATGCATCATTATTCCACGTTTTGTACAAGTTGCCTGCCAAAGGTGACTCGGCACTGCGAGTGACACAATACAAACCAGCTGTGTTTTCATACAGTTTATTCACGCTGTGGGACGATCACAATCGCAGTGCTGTGATAAGCATTTCATCTGGGTTGGGCATAATGCATTTCCTGGTTCATGCAGGCTGGTAAAATGTGTTAACCAATCATGACTGATGCCTGGCTTTGCCTACTGCTGCAGCACCACAGTGGGGAAAATGAGCAATGACATCGCCTTCCGTGTTTGGCTGAGGGTCTGAAAGTTCAAATCTCTGGGTACATAACTGCCGTTCCCCTAGCAGTGGGCTTGGAAGTTGTCACTGTGCTCTTTACAAGCTCTGCCATTGTTATATTGCTTCCTAAAAATACCTGCAAAATACCTCTTTGCTCTTCACAGCCAGTAATCCACTGCAGACGTAAAGATGTGTCTTCAGGACGCCTGTGGACTCCTCCTAACCCTGCTCCATTTATACGGAGCTGTC
The nucleotide sequence above comes from Paramormyrops kingsleyae isolate MSU_618 chromosome 3, PKINGS_0.4, whole genome shotgun sequence. Encoded proteins:
- the LOC111858539 gene encoding ras-related protein Rab-1A; this encodes MSTMNPEYDYLFKLLLIGDSGVGKSCLLLRFADDTYTESYISTIGVDFKIRTIELDGKTIKLQIWDTAGQERFRTITSSYYRGAHGIIVVYDVTDQESFNNVKQWLQEIDRYASENVNKLLVGNKCDLTTKKVVDYTTAKEFADSLGIPFLETSAKNATNVEQAFMTMAAEIKKRMGPGATAGGAEKSNVKIQSTPVKPSSGGCC